The following proteins are encoded in a genomic region of Neomicrococcus aestuarii:
- a CDS encoding glyceraldehyde-3-phosphate dehydrogenase, translating to MTEQSAAALAEWSGREQSAEEMIPVIGRLYRNNNVVTSLYGRKLINKSAIDILKAHRAARRVDNVELPIADTLALLEGIEKLDVGAASVDLARLNKKFKESGQADLDAFLATEFADVAGKHGAHEAEPADVVLYGFGRIGRLLARILIERGGYGLRLRAVVVRKGSDDDLVKRASLLRRDSIHGPFEGSITVDTENNTILANGTLIQFIYSNDPASVDYTEYGIKDAIVVDNTGKWRDAEGLGQHLKAKGVSRVLLTAPGKGDVKNIVHGVNDSDITDADTILSAASCTTNAITPVLKVLNDEFGVQHGHVETVHSFTNDQNLIDNFHKGSRRGRSAALNMVITETGAAKAVAKALPEFAGKLTGNAIRVPTPDVSMAILNLNLEKDVTKEELNEYLRTSSLTSNLHRQIDYIDSPEVVSTDFVGSRRAGIVDGLATIASGKNAVVYVWYDNEFGYSCQVVRVVETMAGTNAPSYPKA from the coding sequence ATGACAGAGCAGTCTGCAGCTGCCCTCGCTGAGTGGAGCGGGCGCGAGCAAAGCGCCGAAGAGATGATTCCAGTAATCGGACGTCTCTACCGCAATAACAATGTCGTGACCTCGCTGTATGGTCGCAAGCTCATCAACAAATCCGCGATCGACATCTTGAAGGCGCACCGCGCCGCTCGTCGCGTGGACAACGTGGAGCTTCCCATCGCTGACACGCTGGCCTTGCTTGAAGGCATTGAAAAGTTGGACGTGGGAGCGGCTTCGGTCGACTTGGCACGTTTGAACAAGAAGTTCAAGGAGTCGGGTCAGGCTGACCTCGACGCTTTCTTGGCTACCGAATTTGCTGACGTAGCCGGCAAGCACGGTGCTCACGAAGCTGAGCCTGCTGACGTGGTTCTTTACGGCTTTGGTCGCATCGGCCGCCTGTTGGCCCGCATCCTGATTGAACGCGGCGGCTACGGATTGCGTTTGCGCGCTGTTGTAGTGCGCAAGGGATCCGATGATGACCTAGTCAAGCGCGCTTCCTTGCTGCGCCGCGACTCGATCCACGGACCTTTCGAAGGCTCCATCACGGTGGACACCGAGAACAACACCATCTTGGCCAACGGCACGCTGATCCAGTTCATCTACTCGAACGATCCAGCCTCCGTTGATTACACCGAGTACGGCATCAAGGACGCGATCGTCGTTGATAATACGGGTAAGTGGCGCGACGCCGAAGGTCTCGGCCAGCACCTCAAGGCCAAGGGCGTCTCTCGCGTTCTCTTGACCGCACCTGGCAAGGGCGACGTCAAGAACATCGTTCACGGTGTCAACGACTCTGACATCACCGACGCTGACACCATCCTCTCCGCAGCATCCTGCACCACCAACGCCATCACTCCAGTTCTGAAGGTTCTGAACGATGAGTTTGGCGTGCAGCACGGACACGTTGAGACGGTTCACTCGTTCACGAACGACCAGAACTTGATTGACAACTTCCACAAGGGCAGCCGTCGTGGCCGCTCCGCAGCGCTGAACATGGTGATCACGGAGACCGGCGCAGCCAAGGCTGTCGCAAAGGCTCTCCCCGAGTTCGCTGGCAAGCTCACGGGTAACGCGATCCGCGTACCAACCCCGGACGTCTCGATGGCGATCTTGAACTTGAACTTGGAGAAGGACGTCACCAAGGAAGAGCTCAACGAGTACCTTCGCACTTCTTCGTTGACCAGCAACTTGCACCGCCAGATCGACTACATCGATTCACCTGAAGTGGTTTCCACTGACTTCGTTGGATCACGTCGCGCAGGCATTGTGGATGGTCTAGCAACCATCGCAAGCGGCAAGAACGCCGTGGTTTACGTGTGGTACGACAACGAGTTTGGCTACTCTTGCCAGGTTGTTCGTGTTGTCGAGACGATGGCCGGAACAAACGCTCCAAGCTACCCTAAGGCCTAG
- a CDS encoding YaaA family protein — translation MLILIPPSETKKPAQTGEPFEMNELSFPVLAEARHRVLEELHEVSSHPEALKLLGVGASLSEEVSRNLELHTAPAAPAYNIYDGVLYDALGVSTLGPKAKERVVSSVVVISALWGAVGFGDRIPAYRLSMGTNLGSLGTLSRYWRAALLEPLNERAKGELIIDCRSSTYAAAWKAPLENTVSIHVKQWHNGALKVITHAAKLTRGELVRHLATTRRKEPSTPAELLSLVKTVWPDSMLEPATATSEHKIHIVLPAASTENKS, via the coding sequence GTGCTGATTCTGATTCCTCCCTCCGAAACCAAAAAGCCCGCCCAAACCGGTGAACCGTTCGAGATGAACGAGCTGTCATTCCCTGTTCTGGCAGAAGCAAGGCATCGGGTACTTGAAGAACTGCACGAAGTTTCATCCCACCCAGAAGCTCTCAAGCTCCTTGGAGTGGGCGCTTCCCTTTCAGAAGAAGTGAGCCGCAACCTGGAGCTGCATACCGCTCCCGCCGCCCCGGCCTACAACATTTACGACGGCGTCTTATATGACGCGCTGGGCGTCAGCACGCTGGGACCCAAAGCCAAAGAACGGGTGGTGAGCTCCGTCGTCGTCATATCCGCGCTGTGGGGTGCTGTGGGTTTCGGCGACCGCATCCCCGCCTACCGGCTCTCCATGGGGACCAATTTGGGCAGCTTAGGCACCCTCTCGCGCTATTGGCGAGCCGCCTTGCTGGAACCACTCAACGAGCGCGCGAAGGGCGAATTGATCATCGATTGCCGTTCCAGCACCTACGCCGCAGCGTGGAAAGCGCCACTCGAGAACACCGTCAGCATCCACGTCAAACAGTGGCACAACGGTGCACTGAAGGTCATCACGCACGCCGCCAAACTCACCCGAGGAGAACTTGTACGGCACCTAGCGACCACGCGCAGAAAGGAGCCGTCCACCCCGGCCGAGCTTCTCTCGCTCGTCAAAACCGTGTGGCCCGATTCCATGTTGGAACCTGCAACCGCCACCAGTGAACACAAAATTCACATTGTGTTGCCGGCCGCCTCGACAGAGAACAAGAGTTAG
- a CDS encoding zinc ribbon domain-containing protein, which translates to MGTAPVEDQFKLLELQQLDTVLDVSKRTFEQTVKHPDLAAARNAVKGATQRHEEALARAEEIRTQEESIEREISTVQQRIEKDQRALDSGKGSASTLTNLQHEIQTLHAKKADLESQEIEIMGTSEEHQSELEAAQQEVDSAQAKLQDTETSLRAVLAEVQSKARVAQEERQRLAASIAPALVAQYDKIRARNGGVGVARLVKGMSEGSGMKLAAGDLAEIKAARPEEVVLCPDSGVILVRSEEWN; encoded by the coding sequence ATGGGTACAGCACCCGTTGAAGACCAGTTCAAACTTCTAGAGCTCCAGCAGTTGGACACCGTTTTGGATGTTTCGAAGCGAACGTTCGAACAGACGGTGAAGCACCCGGACTTGGCCGCCGCCCGGAACGCTGTGAAAGGTGCAACGCAGCGCCACGAAGAAGCCCTGGCCCGCGCCGAAGAGATTCGCACACAAGAAGAGTCCATTGAGCGCGAGATATCCACGGTCCAACAGCGGATCGAGAAGGACCAGCGAGCTTTAGATTCGGGCAAGGGAAGTGCATCGACACTCACCAACCTTCAGCATGAGATTCAGACGTTGCACGCCAAGAAGGCTGATCTCGAAAGCCAAGAGATCGAGATCATGGGCACCTCCGAAGAACACCAAAGTGAGCTCGAGGCTGCGCAGCAAGAGGTGGATTCCGCGCAAGCGAAGTTGCAAGATACGGAAACGAGCCTTCGCGCAGTGCTGGCCGAAGTACAGTCCAAGGCGCGCGTAGCCCAAGAGGAACGTCAACGTCTGGCAGCCAGCATCGCGCCAGCGCTCGTGGCGCAGTATGACAAGATTCGTGCTCGCAACGGGGGAGTTGGCGTGGCTCGGCTTGTGAAGGGAATGTCCGAAGGTAGCGGCATGAAACTCGCTGCCGGAGACCTTGCTGAGATCAAGGCCGCCCGCCCAGAGGAGGTTGTTTTGTGCCCTGATTCCGGCGTTATTTTGGTGCGCTCGGAGGAGTGGAACTAA